GGTAGGAATTGAAAATCTGACCATTGAATCCACTTTTGACCAGACCAATGTCAAAGACGAAGACCATCGCTGGATGGGTATTACCTTCGAAAATGTCGAAAACGCCTGGGTTCGCCAGGTTCATTTCAAACATCTGGCAGGTTCGGCGGTAGCGATTTACGAAACCGCCTCCAAGGTTACCGTCGAGGATTGCAAATCAACGGAACCAATATCTGAAATTGGCGGCCAACGCCGATATACATTCTTTACCCAGGGCCAGCAAACGCTGTTTCAAAGGTGTTATGCGGCAAATGGTTACCATGATTTTGCAGTGGGTTTTTGCGCTGCCGGGCCGAATGCATTCGTCCAATGCGAGTCCCATTTGCCTTTCAGTTTCAGCGGTTCCGTCGATAGTTGGGCGTCCGGTGTTCTTTTTGACAATGTAAATGTCGACGGCAATGCGTTGTCTCTAAAAAACCGCGGGCAGGATGGACAAGGCGCCGGCTGGACGGCGGCGAATTGCGTGCTATGGCAATGTTCGGCTTCCCGGGTTGACAATTTCAGCCCGCCATTCACGAGGAATTACGCTTTCGGGATCTGGTCACAATTTGCAGGGGATGGTTATTGGGAAAATGTAAATGAACACATTCAGCCCCGAAGCTTGTACTATGCCCAACTGTCGGAACGAAGGGGCAGGGAGGCTTTTGAAAATGCATTTTTAATTCCAAAAGAATCAGAAGCTTCCAGTAGTCCAACGCTCGAACAGGCAGCCAAACTGGCGGCATCATCCCATATTCCAGTCGCTACATTAGCTGAATGGGTCGATAGCGCGCCTCAGCGGAATGTGATTTCGGTTGCGCATTCCAATGTCAAGACCATTGATGAAATAGGTGTTAAAGAACCTGTTAAACCAAAGCTATTGCCTCCGTTAATGATCAAAAATGGCTGGGTGGTACGTGGTGATGAGGTGGTTACAGGAAACCGGCAAGAGGTGCCTTGGTGGCGTGGAAGTATTCGTCCGCACGATGTGCAGACTGCCAAGCCGCACATCACCAGGTTTGTACCCGGTAGAAATGGAAGTGGCCTGACTGACGATCCGGCAGCTTTGACGGATTCACTTTTGGCAAAGAACATTACCGTACTCGATCATAATTACGGTCTTTGGTACGATCGCCGCAGGGACGATCACGAGCGCATCCGCCGCATGGACGCGGAAGTTTGGCCGCCATTTTACGAGCAGCCTTTCGCAAGAAGCGGTAAGGAAACTGCCTGGGATAATCTCAGCAAATATGATCTGACAAGATACAATGGTTGGTACTGGGCCCGGCTGCGGCAGTTTGTGTCCCTCGCCGATCAGAAAGGGCTGGTGCTTTACCATCAGCATTATTTTCAGCACAACATCCTGGAAGCGGGGGCACATTACGCTGATTTTCCCTGGCGGAGTGCGAATAACATCAATCAGACAGGATTTCCAGAGCCGCCACCCTACGCGGGTGACAAGCGGATTTTTATGGCTGAACAATTTTACGACGTTCAGGACCCGGTCAGAAAAGCATTACATAAGGCTTATATCCGCCAATGTCTGGACAATTTCAAGGATCAAAGCAGTGTCATTCAGTTCGTGAGTGCAGAATACACCGGGCCGCTTCATTTCGTGAAGTTTTGGCTGGATGTGATTGCTGAATGGGAGAAAGAGACGGGCAAAAATGCATTGGCGGCATTGAGCACCACGAAAGATGTTCAGGATGCGATTTTGAATGACCCCTATTATTCCAAAATCGTTGACATCATCGACATTCGTTATTGGCATAACCGTCCCGAGGGAACTACTTACGCACCGGAAGGAGGCAAAAATCTGGCACCGAGACAGCATGCGCGTATTCAGAAAACGGGAAAGGTTTCTTTTGAAGCCATTTATAAATCCGTGCTCGAATACCGCCAGAAATATCCTGAAAAGGCGGTCTTGTATTCATCAGACGGCTATGATGGTCATGGCTGGGCGGTTTTAATGGCCGGAGGATCTATCAGCGCGATACCGGTTGTCAAGGCCAAAGGATTTTTGTCGGCAGCTTCTTCCATGAAACCAATGCAGATTTCGGGACATTACGCGCTGGCTGATCCGAACAAAGGGCTGATCATTTACCAGGATTCAAACCAGGCATTTGACCTCGATTTAACTGATTGGAAAGGTAATTATCTGCTCCGCCGCATTGATTGCAAAACTGGTAATGAAATTGGTAACATGGAGAAAATTAATGGCGGAAGGGTTTTGAAAATCAGAACTTTAAATAACATTTCATCAGCAACACCAGTCATTTTATGGTTGTCAAAAAAATAGAATACGCATGAGAATACCGGCATACATTTTTCTTTTCACGTTGATAGCAATCAGTTCGTGCTCAAAGCGAAGTACCGGCCCGGCAGTGTTGAAAGCGGAACGTTTTCGGCATCATGTCGAGCATTTCAATCGCATGGAGGATGAAAATAAGGTCAATGCGATTTCCAATGCGCAGTCTTGGGACTGGATGAAGGCCAACATTCCACTGTTCGATTGTCCGCAGGATAACTTTCAGGAAATCTACTATTACCGCTGGTGGACATTCCGAAAACACATTCATCAGACGCCGCAGGGCTATATTTTCACGGAATTCCTCGTCGACCGCAACTACGCGGACAAGTATAACATGATCAGTTGCGCGCTGGGGCACCATATATATGAGGGCAGGTGGCTGCACGACCAGCGTTATCTGAACGATTATGTACACATATGGTACCGCGGCAATGAGGGCGGGCGCATGAAAAAACTGCTGACTTTCAGTAGCTGGACGGCTGACGCCCTTTATAACAGGTATAAGGTAACGAACGACAAGGGTTTTCTGACGGATATGTTGCACGATCTGGATCAGGAATATCGGACCTGGGAAAAGGACCGGCGAACCGAGAGTGGGCTTTTCTGGCAATCGGATGTGAAAGATGGCATGGAGGAGTCGCTGAGCGGCGGCAGGAGAGAGCAAAATGCGAGGCCGACGATCAACAGTTATATGTTCGGAAATGCGAAAGCGCTTTCTGCGATTGCTACATTGCAAGGTGACAAATCCTTGGCTGCAACATATAAATCCAAAGCTGATACATTAAAAAATCTGATTGAAAAGAAGCTTTGGAATAACGACAGCCAGTTTTTTGAAACAGTGCAGAAGAGAGGAAATGGGCCGTTCGCTGGCGTGAGAGAGGCGATCGGATTTATTCCGTGGTACTTCAATTTACCAGACGAAAAATACGACGCGGCCTGGCAGCAAGTGAGTGACCCGAAAGGTTTCAGGGCACCGTTTGGCCTTACTACCGCCGAGCGCAGGCATCCTGATTTTCGTACCCGGGGCTGCTGTAAATGTGAATGGGACGGCGCTGTCTGGCCATTCGCCACCGCACAAACATTGACCGGCATGGCTAATCGCATGAACCTGACCAGCAACAAGATACTGAATGATACGACCTATTTCCGCTTGCTCGAATTGTATGTGGAATCACAATACTATCGTGGTAGACCCTACATTGGCGAATACCTGGACGAAACAACCGGCTACTGGCTGAAAGGGGACCAGGAAAGGAGCCGTTACTACAACCATTCGACATTCAATGACCTGATTATCTCAG
The genomic region above belongs to Dyadobacter pollutisoli and contains:
- a CDS encoding DUF6298 domain-containing protein, whose product is MKTDSYISRVTVSDTILFLTGLYLLISFASVAQKNVKPPSPVAQGQDGKLLYHPDSLGNRIIDFSHCGYMGGDQAIPRVPAAVVVPVKPGDATLRIQSALDYVATLPRDANGIRGAVLLEKGIHTIHGGLLIKNSGVVLRGSGVGKNGTTLLGAGVSRETIVRVLGKNDLKTTRKVKITDAYVPVNAITFSVENASAFKLGDRIQIRRPSTKEWIRDLKMEEFGGETGWLGWKPRQRDIVWDRQITAVSGNVLTIDVPITTALDAHYGGGEVAIYQWPGRISQVGIENLTIESTFDQTNVKDEDHRWMGITFENVENAWVRQVHFKHLAGSAVAIYETASKVTVEDCKSTEPISEIGGQRRYTFFTQGQQTLFQRCYAANGYHDFAVGFCAAGPNAFVQCESHLPFSFSGSVDSWASGVLFDNVNVDGNALSLKNRGQDGQGAGWTAANCVLWQCSASRVDNFSPPFTRNYAFGIWSQFAGDGYWENVNEHIQPRSLYYAQLSERRGREAFENAFLIPKESEASSSPTLEQAAKLAASSHIPVATLAEWVDSAPQRNVISVAHSNVKTIDEIGVKEPVKPKLLPPLMIKNGWVVRGDEVVTGNRQEVPWWRGSIRPHDVQTAKPHITRFVPGRNGSGLTDDPAALTDSLLAKNITVLDHNYGLWYDRRRDDHERIRRMDAEVWPPFYEQPFARSGKETAWDNLSKYDLTRYNGWYWARLRQFVSLADQKGLVLYHQHYFQHNILEAGAHYADFPWRSANNINQTGFPEPPPYAGDKRIFMAEQFYDVQDPVRKALHKAYIRQCLDNFKDQSSVIQFVSAEYTGPLHFVKFWLDVIAEWEKETGKNALAALSTTKDVQDAILNDPYYSKIVDIIDIRYWHNRPEGTTYAPEGGKNLAPRQHARIQKTGKVSFEAIYKSVLEYRQKYPEKAVLYSSDGYDGHGWAVLMAGGSISAIPVVKAKGFLSAASSMKPMQISGHYALADPNKGLIIYQDSNQAFDLDLTDWKGNYLLRRIDCKTGNEIGNMEKINGGRVLKIRTLNNISSATPVILWLSKK
- a CDS encoding MGH1-like glycoside hydrolase domain-containing protein, which codes for MRIPAYIFLFTLIAISSCSKRSTGPAVLKAERFRHHVEHFNRMEDENKVNAISNAQSWDWMKANIPLFDCPQDNFQEIYYYRWWTFRKHIHQTPQGYIFTEFLVDRNYADKYNMISCALGHHIYEGRWLHDQRYLNDYVHIWYRGNEGGRMKKLLTFSSWTADALYNRYKVTNDKGFLTDMLHDLDQEYRTWEKDRRTESGLFWQSDVKDGMEESLSGGRREQNARPTINSYMFGNAKALSAIATLQGDKSLAATYKSKADTLKNLIEKKLWNNDSQFFETVQKRGNGPFAGVREAIGFIPWYFNLPDEKYDAAWQQVSDPKGFRAPFGLTTAERRHPDFRTRGCCKCEWDGAVWPFATAQTLTGMANRMNLTSNKILNDTTYFRLLELYVESQYYRGRPYIGEYLDETTGYWLKGDQERSRYYNHSTFNDLIISGLVGLRPREDDVIEINPLIPADRWDWFCLDNVLYHGKILTIIWDKNGDHYKKGKGLQVLVNGKQAGSAPSLQKIMVTKMPLEKSTNK